The following is a genomic window from Streptomyces lincolnensis.
GGCTCGGCCGTCTACTACCTGACGATCGTCTACAGCCTGTCGTACGGTCCGAAGGAACTCGGCATCCCGCAGAACACCATGCTCACCGCCGCGAGCATCGGCGCGGGGGCCGGGATCCTGCTCACCCTGCCGGTGGCGCGGCTCGCCGACCGGATCGGCCGCCGCCCGGTGATGCTGACCGGAGCCGCCGGGTCCGTCCTGTGGGCCGTCCCCATGTACGCCTCCCTCAGCACCCGCGACGGCGTGGTGATCACCGGCGCGTACACCGTCGGGCTGCTGCTGCTCGCCCTGATGTTCTCCCCGGCGGCGGCCTTCCTGGCCGAGCTGTTCCCCGGACCGCTGCGCTACTCCGGTGCCTCCACGACGTTCATCCTCGCCAACACCCTCGGCGGCGGCCTCGCCCCGCTCACGGCCACCTGGCTCCACAGCCACTGGGACTCCCCGCTCGTCCTCGGCTTCTACACCGGGGCGCTGTGCCTGGTGAGCCTGCTGTGCCTGCTCGCCCTGCCGGAGACGCGGGACGTCGACTTCGACGACTTCGACGCCTGACTCACGAACCGTCCGCGCGGACCGCGTACACGTACCGGGCGCCCGTGTACTCGCTCACGTTCCAGATCACCGACTCGCCGTACGCCCAGCCGGACGCCCCGCTGCTGTGGAAGCTCAGGTCCTCGCAGCCGATGGCCAGATCGGCCACCGTGCTCGCGGAGTTGGCGCCCGAGGTGAAGGTGCGCAGGGTGCCCTTGGCGGAGGGGCCCGCGCTCGCCGAGAGGTAGTGCTTGGTGGTGCGGGAGACGACACCCTGGATCTTCTGCTGGGCGACGGTGACGGCCTCGGTCGCGGTGAGCGAGGCCGGATGCCGGTCGGTGTGGTCGAGCGCCCAACGGACCACCTTCGGCGTGGTGTTGGTGGGTCTGGTCGAGCCGTTGTAGGGGTCGCCGGGCTCGTCGTAGTCGACGGCACCGGAGAGCGAGTACTCGCCTATCACCAGGCTGTCGGGGCTACTGGCGCGGTCGAGGCCTATCGCCGAGTAGCGCAGCCAGGTGCCGGCGTTGTCGTAGGCGTGGCTCTGCGGCAGCACGTACTGGTACCCGTAGCCGTAGTACCGGCCGTCGGTGTGCAGACCGCACACGTCCTTCTCGGCGGTGGCGACCGTGAACAGGGTCCTCAGGTCGAAGATCCGCAGGCCTTTGAACGTGTCGACGACGTAGAGGAGATCGCCGTACCACATGATCCCGCCGGCGTGCTTGCGGACGGGGGCGAAGGAGTACGCGCCGGAGCCGGCCCGCACCGGCTCGACGAGCAGGACGTGCCGGTAGGCCGGCGCGGCGGGGGTGTTGTGGTCGACGAAGGTCAGCCGCATGCCCTTGTCGAGCGCGTACTCGTCCTCGGGGTCGGCGTCGGTGTCGGTCTCGAAGTACCAGGAGACCAGGACGACCTTGTTGGCGCCGCCCTCGGGATAGAGGCCGTTGCCGTAGGCGTCGGCGCTGGTGGTGACGCCCTGGGGTATCCAGTACGGCACCTGCTGGTCGTCGGGGTCCCAGGCGAAACCGGTCTGGAAGGCCTCCGACGTGCTGGGGGCGCCGGTGAGGCGGTCGGCGCTGCGGTTGGTGTCGGCGACGACCGTGGCCGCGTCCACCGTGGGCAGCTTCGCCGCCAGCCCCGCCGTCAGGTCGGCGAACCGGCCGTGGCCGTTGGAATCGCGGCTCGTGAGCCGGTACCTGCTCGGGTCGAGGGTGGCCGCGTGGGCGGTACCGGGGGCGAGGAGGCCGCCGGCGACTCCGGCTAAGGGAGTCGCCGCGAGGCCCTTGACGATCGTTCGGCGCGTCATGCTCATGACGCGCCAACGTAGGGGTGATCGAACAGTCGACACAACTACATATGTTCGATCGGGTGGCCGGGTGGCCGGGTGGCCGGGTGGCCGGATGGTGTCCGGTGTCAGTCCTGCTTCGGTGCCGCCTGCTGGACCACCTCGAAGGACCACAGCGTCGAGTCCGTCGCGGCCGGCTTCGGGCGCTCGCCCTCCGCGGAGCCACCGCGGTGGGCGGACTGGCCGCGGCCGGTCATCCAGTTCTGGAAGTCCTCCTCGGAGCGCCAGCGCGTGTAGACGAGGTAGGTGTCGGTGCCTTCCACCGGGCGCAGCAGCTCGAACCACTCGAAGCCGTCCGAGCTCTCCACCGCGCCGGCGCGGGCGGCGAACCGCTTCTCCAGCGTCTCGCGCTGCTCCTCCGGAACGGTGAGTACGTTGATCTTCACGATGCTCATACGGCCATTGTCCTCGCCGAGGCCCGCCCCACGGCCGCCGGGCCCCTCGCCCGCGTCGGTACCGTGGGGCCGTGAGCAACTCCCTCTTCGTCAAGATCTGCGGTCTGAAGACCGAGCGGGACGTCGACACGGCCGTCGAGGCGGGCGCCGACGCGATCGGGTTCGTCTTCTCCGCGAGCCCCCGCCGGATCGACGCCGCGACGGCCGCGCGGCTGGCCCGCCGGGTGCCCGAGCACGTCCTGACGGTCGGTGTGTTCCGCGCCGAACCCCTGGACGAGGTGCGGTCCGTGGCCGAGGCCGCGGACATCCGTGCCGTCCAGCTGCACGGGCCGGAGGACCGGGACTACTACGACGACCTCGCGGCGGGCGGCTGGACGCTGATCCGGGCCGCCGCCTTCGGCGACGCGGTGCCGCGCTGCGGGGAGCTG
Proteins encoded in this region:
- a CDS encoding phosphoribosylanthranilate isomerase, with product MSNSLFVKICGLKTERDVDTAVEAGADAIGFVFSASPRRIDAATAARLARRVPEHVLTVGVFRAEPLDEVRSVAEAADIRAVQLHGPEDRDYYDDLAAGGWTLIRAAAFGDAVPRCGELGEDMLLVDAPVPGSGVAWDWTSKPQVGPGEKWLLAGGLTPDNVRDAVDATRPWGVDVSSGVERSRGVKDPALITAFVEAARARS
- a CDS encoding antibiotic biosynthesis monooxygenase family protein, with product MSIVKINVLTVPEEQRETLEKRFAARAGAVESSDGFEWFELLRPVEGTDTYLVYTRWRSEEDFQNWMTGRGQSAHRGGSAEGERPKPAATDSTLWSFEVVQQAAPKQD